One stretch of Harmonia axyridis chromosome 1, icHarAxyr1.1, whole genome shotgun sequence DNA includes these proteins:
- the LOC123688837 gene encoding uncharacterized protein LOC123688837, translated as MSNRLNVESTSAIATQTSASLSSCSPRKQKLKLKVRTLQRKMRKLSEGREEENKSMDQFHEMCLRYLPQDLADFVRIQAELNMHKAKGRRYSAQYKKFALSLYFLGPRAYNFFKKLFLLPSIRSLERITKDILYRPGLDNDVSYEALKIKTISLLEQDRHCLLCIDEMSLKANRFYNIGRDEIIGMKDLGIGEKEFIPAQNVTVIMARGL; from the exons ATGTCCAATAGGCTAA ATGTTGAGAGTACTTCAGCGATAGCAACACAAACTTCGGCTTCTTTGAGTTCTtgtagtccaagaaaacaaaaacTCAAATTAAAAGTCAGAACTCTCCAGAGGAAAATGAGGAAATTATCAGAAGGAAGAGAGGAAGAGAATAAATCTATGGATCAATTCCACGAAATGTGCCTTAGGTATCTGCCTCAGGACTTGGCAGATTTCGTGAGAATTCAAGCAGAGTTGAACATGCATAAGGCAAAGGGTAGAAGATATAGTgctcaatacaaaaaatttgcatTATCTCTGTATTTTCTTGGCCCAAGAGCTTACAATTTCTTCAAAAAGCTTTTCCTTTTGCCTTCAATAAGAAGTCTTGAGAGGATTACCAAGGATATTTTATATAGACCAGGCCTGGACAATGATGTTTCATATGAGGctctaaaaataaaaacaattagcCTGCTTGAGCAAGACAGGCATTGTCTATTATGTATTGACGAAATGTCGCTCAAGGCAAATCGGTTTTATAATATAGGACGTGATGAAATTATTGGGATGAAAGATTTGGGAATAGGTGAGAAAGAGTTTATTCCTGCTCAAAATGTAACTGTGATCATGGCCAGAGGGTTGTGA